A single region of the Nitrosomonas sp. Is79A3 genome encodes:
- a CDS encoding phosphorylase, whose amino-acid sequence MPITGLVTALRTEANCVSPARIPFNAIMPVDDLAVLWLSGMGAQAARTAAEGLHQHGVTALVSFGVAGALNPDLKPGDLVLPDAIHAGIQLPVNITWRDRLQNLLPADITVWNGILANSDTPLTGTKAKQDLAQVTGACAVDMESAAIAAVAAAAGIPFIAVRAIIDPLQFSPPEALLGAVYPDGGINSMRLMALILKRSVHLTTLLQMGAGMRAARKTLSCVIQSAGAGLNSQLTDQSA is encoded by the coding sequence GTGCCTATAACCGGACTGGTAACAGCCTTACGCACTGAGGCCAACTGCGTATCACCGGCGCGAATCCCGTTCAACGCAATAATGCCGGTTGATGACCTGGCGGTTTTGTGGCTCAGCGGTATGGGTGCTCAGGCTGCTCGGACAGCGGCTGAAGGATTGCATCAGCATGGGGTCACTGCATTGGTGAGCTTCGGTGTTGCCGGTGCATTGAATCCCGATTTGAAGCCAGGTGATTTGGTATTGCCGGATGCGATACATGCGGGTATCCAGCTGCCGGTAAACATTACCTGGCGAGACCGGTTGCAGAATTTGCTGCCGGCAGATATTACCGTATGGAATGGTATCTTAGCGAACAGTGATACGCCATTGACAGGTACCAAAGCCAAACAGGATCTGGCGCAAGTAACAGGCGCCTGTGCGGTGGATATGGAAAGCGCTGCAATTGCAGCAGTAGCGGCGGCGGCAGGCATTCCGTTTATCGCTGTGCGCGCCATCATCGATCCGCTTCAATTCTCACCCCCGGAAGCACTTCTCGGAGCTGTGTATCCGGATGGCGGCATAAATTCCATGCGTCTGATGGCATTGATACTAAAACGCTCAGTCCATTTAACTACACTCTTGCAAATGGGAGCGGGGATGCGCGCCGCACGCAAAACATTATCATGCGTTATTCAATCAGCCGGTGCCGGACTCAATAGTCAATTAACCGATCAATCGGCGTAA
- a CDS encoding ABC transporter transmembrane domain-containing protein — protein MAKLPHTAQTRWQSIKKAAQFIAPYQRQVVYSLLALLFTATITLSIGQGIRLLIDQGFATQSKDLLSQYVVIFLLLVIALAAGTFTRYYWVTWLGERVIADIRSKVFNHLIHLHPGFFEENRSLEIQSRLTADMTLLQTVIGSSVSFALRNLIMLIGGIIWLFITNAKLTALVTICVPLVVIPILIYGRRVRHLSRQSQDKVAAVGAYVGEVLGQIKTVQAYNHQSIDQRKFHEQVEEAFAVAKQRTLQRALLITLVILLVMGAIGLMLWVGGIDVIEGRISAGELAAFVFYSVIVGSAVASISEVIGELQHAAGAAERTIELLQAPNLIQSPEKPSPLPKVSGNIAIDQLCFVYPSRPDVLAIDHLTLTIRAGETLALVGPSGAGKSTLFDLLLRFFDHQSGCIKLEGIDIRHLDIFALRQCFALVAQNPALFYGTISDNLRYARPDASDAEVEAAAEAAYAHDFISKLPQGYQTQLGDSGLGLSGGQKQRLAIARAILADAPILLLDEATSALDAQSEFWVQQALQRLMRNRTTVVIAHRLATVQSADRIAVLDHGRLDALGTHTELLQSSVLYARLAALQLQPQ, from the coding sequence ATGGCAAAACTTCCACACACCGCGCAAACCCGCTGGCAATCCATCAAAAAAGCGGCACAGTTTATCGCTCCTTACCAGCGCCAGGTCGTCTACAGCTTGCTGGCTCTGTTATTTACCGCGACGATTACCTTATCGATCGGACAAGGCATCCGTTTGCTCATTGATCAAGGATTTGCGACACAGTCAAAAGATCTGCTGAGTCAGTATGTGGTGATCTTTTTACTGCTGGTGATAGCCCTGGCTGCAGGTACATTTACCCGTTACTACTGGGTTACCTGGCTTGGCGAGCGAGTGATTGCGGATATTCGCAGCAAAGTATTCAATCATCTGATTCATCTGCATCCGGGATTTTTTGAGGAAAACCGCAGTCTCGAAATTCAATCCCGCCTGACAGCTGATATGACGTTACTGCAAACCGTGATCGGATCGTCCGTATCGTTCGCGTTGCGTAATTTGATTATGTTGATTGGCGGTATTATCTGGTTATTCATTACCAATGCGAAACTCACTGCACTGGTGACGATCTGTGTACCGCTGGTGGTCATTCCGATTTTGATCTACGGCCGCCGCGTGCGGCATTTGTCGCGCCAAAGCCAGGATAAAGTTGCTGCGGTCGGCGCGTATGTCGGTGAAGTGCTTGGGCAGATCAAAACGGTTCAAGCCTATAATCATCAATCCATTGACCAGCGCAAATTTCACGAGCAAGTAGAAGAAGCCTTTGCCGTAGCTAAACAGCGCACTCTGCAACGCGCATTACTCATTACCCTGGTTATTTTACTGGTAATGGGTGCCATCGGACTGATGCTATGGGTGGGAGGGATTGATGTGATCGAAGGCCGCATCAGTGCCGGAGAATTGGCTGCTTTTGTTTTTTATAGCGTCATTGTCGGTTCGGCCGTTGCTTCTATTTCGGAAGTGATTGGTGAGTTACAGCATGCCGCCGGGGCGGCCGAGCGGACGATAGAATTATTACAAGCGCCGAATCTGATTCAATCGCCTGAAAAACCCAGTCCATTACCGAAAGTATCTGGAAATATCGCCATTGATCAATTGTGCTTTGTCTACCCTTCCCGTCCCGATGTGCTCGCTATCGATCATTTGACGCTTACTATCCGGGCGGGGGAGACTCTGGCACTGGTGGGTCCTTCGGGTGCAGGAAAATCCACGTTGTTTGATTTGTTGTTGCGCTTCTTTGACCATCAGTCCGGTTGTATCAAGCTGGAGGGTATTGATATCCGGCACCTGGATATTTTTGCGTTACGCCAGTGCTTTGCCTTAGTCGCGCAAAACCCGGCTTTATTTTATGGCACCATCAGCGACAATCTGCGCTATGCCCGCCCCGATGCCAGTGATGCAGAAGTGGAAGCTGCGGCCGAGGCAGCCTATGCGCACGATTTTATCAGCAAATTGCCGCAAGGCTATCAAACACAGTTGGGGGATTCCGGATTGGGGCTGTCGGGCGGGCAAAAGCAACGGTTGGCCATTGCACGCGCCATACTGGCTGACGCGCCGATACTTTTATTAGATGAAGCCACCAGCGCGCTGGATGCGCAAAGTGAGTTTTGGGTACAACAGGCACTGCAACGACTGATGCGCAACCGCACCACGGTGGTCATTGCCCATCGTCTGGCAACTGTACAATCCGCCGATCGTATCGCCGTGCTCGACCATGGACGTTTGGATGCATTGGGGACACACACTGAATTGCTGCAATCAAGCGTGTTGTATGCACGGCTGGCCGCGCTGCAATTGCAACCGCAATAG
- a CDS encoding chitinase, with translation MDLRKLNKLLVVMVFSAMAQQTFAYTTIKCNGNTAKWAGNNYTVRASSVGFPVGSWRDALSSVITHWNGNPSNLSYGVVWDEPGVAANNNENETWWEANNGSNIGTYPAVTYTWFNSSCNIKEADVIFNNSVAYHYTTSKTSLWPYGGASRPFQTTAMHEFGHAGGLAHTANTYNIMGQDWTHIHANGSTAMAYSGEDANSGLVAVYGLWAGGPEDLGVVHWRYTGNSGEYSTHGRTRLFNTSNVELTKVAGTAEPVYRVNKGQTVKLEMTYENMGRTSPLTVPVGYYVSTNDLITTSDTFLGEGSVTLYRGFPDTTSNTYLVIPANLVSGQTYWLGAIIDYKGSIAERSDANNATYLGIFIN, from the coding sequence ATGGACTTACGCAAATTAAATAAACTTTTGGTAGTAATGGTGTTTTCTGCCATGGCGCAGCAAACCTTCGCATACACAACCATTAAGTGTAATGGAAATACTGCCAAATGGGCTGGCAATAATTATACTGTTAGAGCCTCATCGGTCGGGTTCCCGGTGGGGTCGTGGCGCGATGCCTTATCGTCTGTCATCACGCACTGGAACGGAAATCCCAGTAATTTGAGTTATGGTGTTGTGTGGGATGAACCGGGTGTGGCGGCCAATAACAATGAAAATGAAACCTGGTGGGAAGCGAATAATGGATCCAATATCGGGACTTACCCAGCAGTCACCTATACGTGGTTCAACAGCAGCTGCAATATTAAGGAAGCTGATGTTATTTTCAATAACAGCGTGGCTTATCACTACACAACCAGTAAAACGAGCCTTTGGCCTTATGGAGGGGCATCTCGCCCGTTTCAAACGACTGCAATGCACGAATTCGGTCATGCGGGCGGGCTGGCGCATACTGCAAATACTTATAACATCATGGGGCAAGACTGGACGCATATCCACGCGAACGGGTCTACCGCTATGGCATATAGCGGTGAGGATGCCAATTCAGGGCTGGTGGCGGTGTATGGGCTATGGGCTGGCGGACCCGAAGATCTTGGTGTCGTACACTGGAGATATACCGGTAACAGTGGAGAGTACAGTACTCATGGACGGACCCGTTTATTCAATACCTCTAATGTCGAACTAACTAAAGTTGCTGGAACCGCCGAGCCCGTTTATCGAGTCAACAAGGGACAGACGGTTAAGCTCGAAATGACTTACGAGAATATGGGACGAACCAGCCCGTTGACTGTTCCGGTCGGTTATTACGTATCGACCAATGACTTGATTACCACGAGTGATACATTTCTTGGCGAAGGAAGCGTAACGTTATACCGTGGATTTCCTGATACCACCTCAAATACCTATTTGGTGATACCCGCTAATCTCGTTAGCGGGCAAACATATTGGCTTGGCGCGATTATCGACTATAAAGGCAGTATTGCAGAGCGAAGTGATGCAAACAACGCAACCTACCTCGGGATTTTTATCAACTAA